In Papaver somniferum cultivar HN1 chromosome 1, ASM357369v1, whole genome shotgun sequence, a genomic segment contains:
- the LOC113323272 gene encoding peroxisomal 2,4-dienoyl-CoA reductase-like gives MESPFKADTVKGKVALITGGGSGIGFEITKEFGKHGASVAIMGRRKSVLDSAVSSLRSLGIQAIGFEGDVRKKEDATRVVDATYQHFGRIDILVNAAAGNFLVPAEDLSPNGFKTVMDIDSVGTFTMCHAALKYIKKGGLGRGTSGGGTIMNISATLHYTAAWYQIHVSAAKAAVDAITRSLALEWGTDYDIRVNGIAPGPIGDTPGLSKLAPDEMKINHSEDARPLYKAGEKWDIAMAALYLASDAAKYINGMTLVVDGGNWLSRPRHISKEAVKELSRVVEKRSRSGAPAPSSGVPTRSKM, from the exons ATGGAGTCTCCATTTAAGGCTGATACAGTGAAAGGGAAAGTAGCTTTGATTACCGGAGGAGGATCAGGAATTGGGTTTGAGATTACTAAAGAATTCGGTAAACATGGAGCTTCTGTTGCTATCATGGGAAGACGCAAATCTGTTCTAGATTCTGCCGTCTCTTCTCTTCGCTCTCTCGGTATCCAG GCGATTGGATTCGAGGGAGATGTGCGGAAGAAAGAAGACGCAACCAGAGTTGTCGATGCAACTTATCAACATTTTGGGAGGATTGACATTCTTGTAAATGCTGCAGCTGGAAATTTTCTTGTGCCTGCTGAGGATTTATCCCCTAATGGTTTCAAAACAG TTATGGATATTGATTCGGTAGGCACATTTACAATGTGCCACGCAGCGCTCAAGTATATAAAGAAAGGAGGTCTTGGGAGGGGCACGTCCGGTGGTGGAACCATAATGAACATAAGTGCTACACTTCATTATACAGCAGCTTGGTATCAAATCCATGTATCTGCCGCTAAG GCAGCTGTTGATGCCATTACAAGGTCGTTGGCATTAGAGTGGGGTACGGATTATGATATAAGAGTGAACGGGATTGCACCAGGACCAATTGGTGACACTCCTGGCTTGAGTAAGCTTGCTCCGGATGAAATGAAAATTAACCATTCTGAAGATGCCAGGCCTCTGTATAAAGCAGGAGAGAAATGGGATATTGCTATGGCCGCTCTCTACCTAGCTTCAGATGCAG CTAAGTACATCAACGGTATGACACTTGTGGTCGATGGAGGAAACTGGTTGAGCCGGCCCCGCCACATTTCAAAAGAGGCAGTGAAGGAATTGTCACGAGTTGTGGAAAAGAGATCCAGATCAGGTGCACCAGCACCTTCCAGTGGAGTTCCAACCCGCAGTAAAATGTAG
- the LOC113275507 gene encoding uncharacterized protein LOC113275507: MAQSKYDQKEGVLKHPADGEAWKDFDNRYPSFAQDPRNVRIGLATDGFNPFGNMSNSYSMWPVILIPYNLPPWKCMKEPFFMMSLLIPGPQAPGRDIDVYLRPLIDELKELWDTGVETYDASSEKSFRMHAAVLWTINDFPAYANLSGWSTKGYLACPVCNEDAPSIKLRSKICYMGHRRYLSPDHKWRRSNLHNGKHDYRSPPKKFTGDELLSQMNNIKTNPGKHPDIYDKNRKRCPDELNWVKKSIFYELPYWKDHLIRHKLDVMHIEKNICDNIVGTLMNIEGKTKDTMKARLDLEDMNIKKELHLKRVGNKFIKRPACYTLSPDQRRDFCKFLKSVKFPDGYAANISRSVNVNEGKISGLKSHDCHVLLQRLLPVGIRPYLKKDLCTPLIELCNFFHDLCAKTLTVAHLDELEKAIPLILCKLERIYPPAFFDVMVHLAVHLPQEAKLVGPVGYSWMYPIERALGTLKCYVKNKARPEGSIAEAYIVNESLTFCSMHFRGTETKFTRPERNPDRSNNNQRKRGSISVFAHDICPTGAYDINELSLQERDQMIWFVLNNCDEVQPYMQEHLTLLKKENNVNVLQRHQKQFPEWFKDRMTTLWAKKSPEATQELYSLAWGFDFRANSYSVCNVNGVRFHTSQREVRRTTQNSGLVVDSEHDGSAMEFYGTVSDVIELEYTLGSRCVI; this comes from the exons ATGGCACAAAGCAAGTATGACCAGAAAGAAGGCGTTTTGAAGCATCCTGCTGATGGGGAAGCTTGGAAAGATTTTGATAATCGGTATCCATCGTTTGCACAAGATCCACGTAACGTTCGAATTGGTTTGGCCACCGATGGATTTAATCCTTTTGGAAACATGAGCAACTCATACAGCATGTGGCCGGTGATACTTATACCTTATAATCTACCTCCTTGGAAATGCATGAAGGAGCCTTTTTTCATGATGTCATTACTTATTCCTGGCCCACAAGCACCTGGCAGAGATATTGATGTATATTTGCGTCCTTTGATTGATGAACTGAAAGAATTGTGGGATACTGGTGTGGAAACTTATGATGCCTCAAGTGAAAAAAGTTTTCGTATGCATGCAGCTGTGTTGTGGACCATTAATGACTTTCCAGCATATGCCAATTTGTCTGGATGGAGTACAAAAGGGTATTTAGCTTGTCCTGTTTGCAATGAAGATGCACCATCAATTAAATTGAGGAGCAAGATATGTTATATGGGCCATCGCCGATACCTGTCCCCTGATCATAAGTGGAGACGGAGTAATCTTCATAATGGAAAACACGATTATCGGTCTCCACCTAAGAAGTTTACAGGAGATGAACTTTTGTCCCAGATGAACAATATTAAAACCAATCCGGGAAAGCATCCAGATATATATGATAAGAATCGTAAGCGTTGTCCTGATGAATTGAACTGGGTAAAGAAGAGCATATTCTACGAGCTTCCATATTGGAAAGATCATTTAATCAGACATAAGCTTGATGTGATGCATATTGAGAAAAATATATGTGATAACATTGTGGGAACATTGATGAACATTGAAGGAAAAACAAAAGATACAATGAAAGCTCGTTTAGATTTGGAAGACATGAACATAAAGAAAGAGCTGCATCTTAAACGCGTGGGAAACAAATTCATAAAACGTCCTGCGTGTTATACTCTGTCACCAGATCAAAGGAGAGATTTTTGTAAATTCCTAAAATCGGTGAAGTTTCCAGATGGTTATGCCGCTAACATATCAAGGAGTGTTAACGTTAATGAAGGAAAGATATCCGGTCTCAAAAGTCATGATTGTCATGTTTTATTACAAAGGCTACTCCCTGTCGGGATTCGACCTTACCTGAAAAAAGATCTGTGCACTCCCTTGATTGAGTTGTGCAATTTCTTTCATGATTTGTGTGCAAAGACATTGACTGTAGCTCACTTGGATGAACTCGAAAAAGCAATACCGTTGATTTTGTGTAAGTTGGAAAGGATTTATCCACCTGCCTTTTTTGATGTCATGGTTCACCTAGCTGTTCACTTGCCACAGGAAGCAAAACTTGTTGGACCAGTAGGTTATAGCTGGATGTATCCAATTGAAAG GGCATTGGGGACTCTTAAGTGTTACGTGAAAAATAAAGCTCGTCCAGAGGGATCAATTGCAGAAGCTTACATTGTTAACGAGTCTTTGACATTTTGTTCAATGCATTTCCGTGGGACGGAAACAAAGTTTACTCGACCAGAAAGAAATCCTGATAGATCAAACAATAATCAACGGAAAAGGGGATCTATATCTGTCTTCGCTCACGATATTTGTCCTACTGGTGCTTATGATATAAACGAATTATCATTGCAAGAACGAGATCAAATGATCTGGTTCGTTCTAAACAATTGTGATGAAGTGCAGCCTTACATGCA AGAGCACCTGACTTTGTTGAAGAAGGAAAATAATGTGAACGTGTTGCAAAGACATCAAAAACAGTTTCCCGAATGGTTTAAAGATCGT ATGACAACTTTATGGGCCAAAAAGTCACCCGAAGCTACTCAGGAGTTATACTCATTAGCATGGGGATTTGATTTTCGTGCAAATTCATATTCTGTTTGCAATGTTAATGGAGTGCGCTTCCACACTAGTCAAAGGGAAGTTCGCCGGACAACCCAAAATAGTGGTTTGGTAGTTGATAGTGAACATGATGGTTCGGCAATGGAATTTTACGGTACTGTAAGCGATGTTATCGAGTTAGAGTATACGCTGGGTTCGCGTTGTGTTATTTAA
- the LOC113275517 gene encoding uncharacterized protein LOC113275517, with protein sequence MGSGYTKIHACINNCILYWNEYKDEKVCPTCKAPRWKVDRDGKVYENVPAKVLWYFDIIPRFQRLFQSKHTAKDLIWHDTTRNKDGVLRHPADSHAWREIDNNFPEIKGDPRNLRLAVSADGVDVNTGTKHHSGKRTWDAYAQEMFTLRAVVLWTINDYPALGTLCGCRYAGYHGCVVCRKKTHSIRLHDSNKNVYVGYRRFLPYEHPFRRQKGAFGGKQEWETAPEPMTGEEIYEENVGQSLVGTLLHNGNTKDGLNARKDLVRLGLKSELHPKTDDKGTILPAACYTLTTEEKDIFLETLSELRVPEGSISAKEIMVEELDKLQEDLCVTLCLLEKEVKLCGPVCFRWMYPFERCMKVIKGHVRNKNQPCGCIAEENVAEETIEIYCEYHKSIRTIGIPLDRHNTSQEGEPLSAEEPCIVTPEQLRQAHFYVMQNTPEIEPYIDRHKLYLETNYSTKKRAWLEKEHSNTFGAWLKNEVEKELADDRESISENLRWISHGPHYEVTKYTVYRINGYLFRTRSRDGRIHQNSGVSVAANDMHISRDDDVTYGKASYYGVLQEIWELDYCERKVHLFKCNWVDNKRGVKRDALGYKIVDLTMLGYKNDPFILASQAKQVFYVKDQLDKKKSIVFVTPPKNYRDDDGNDEEFSTVIFSANDNILPSVDPQDLGKESRNDYFRTDCRGLLIRKPK encoded by the exons ATGGGTTCAGGGTACACAAAGATACATGCATGTATCAACAACTGCATTCTTTATTGGAATGAGTACAAGGATGAAAAAGTGTGTCCTACTTGTAAAGCACCCAGATGGAAAGTTGACAGGGATGGTAAAGTTTACGAGAATGTTCCAGCAAAGGTATTGTGGTACTTCGACATCATCCCAAGATTTCAGCGGCTGTTTCAATCGAAGCACACAGCAAAAGATTTGATATGGCACGATACCACTAGAAACAAAGACGGTGTTTTACGTCATCCGGCAGACTCACATGCTTGGAGAGAGATAGATAACAATTTCCCAGAAATTAAAGGTGATCCAAGAAATCTGCGGTTAGCTGTTTCGGCTGATGGAGTTGATGTAAACACAGGCACCAAACATCACAGT GGAAAGAGAACATGGGATGCATATGCCCAAGaaatgtttactctacgtgcagTTGTTTTGTGGACGATAAACGATTATCCTGCTCTTGGTACACTATGTGGTTGTCGCTACGCTGGATATCATGGTTGTGTGGTGTGTCGTAAAAAAACGCACAGTATTAGGCTtcatgactcaaacaagaatgttTATGTTGGTTATAGAAGATTTTTACCCTATGAGCATCCGTTCAGAAGGCAGAAGGGGGCATTTGGCGGAAAACAAGAGTGGGAGACTGCTCCAGAACCAATGACCGGGGAAGAAATATATGAGGAG AATGTGGGACAAAGTCTTGTTGGAACGTTGCTGCACAAcgggaatacaaaagatggattaaACGCCAGAAAGGATTTGGTGCGTTTGGGGTTAAAATCGGAGTTACACCCTAAGACAGATGACAAAGGAACGATACTTCCCGCAGCATGTTATACATTAACTACGGAAGAAAAAGACATATTCTTGGAGACACTATCCGAGTTAAGAGTTCCAGAAGG atcaATATCTGCCAAAGAAATCATGGTGGAAGAGCTAGATAAATtgcaagaggatctctgtgtgacGTTATGCTtactagagaa ggaagtgaagTTATGCGGTCCGGTttgctttcgatggatgtatcctttCGAAAGGTGTATGAAGGTTATAAAGGGGCATGTGCGAAACAAGAATCAACCTTGTGGATGCATTGCCGAAGAGAATGTTGCAGAAGAGACGATTGAGATATATTGTGAGTACCATAAAAGCATCAGGACAATTGGTATTCCACTAGATAGGCATAATACATCTCAGGAGGGAGAACCGTTATCAGCTGAAGAGCCGTGTATAGTTACCCCTGAACAGTTGAGACAAGCACATTTCTATGTAATGCAGAACACGCCTGAAATTGAGCCTTACATAGA CCGACACAAGCTATATTTGGAAACTAACTATTCTACTAAAAAGCGAGCATGGCTAGAGAAAGAGCACTCTAACACTTTTGGCGCTTGGTTAAAAAATGAG GTTGAAAAAGAGTTGGCAGACGACAGAGAAAGTATCTCAGAGAACTTAAGATGGATATCACACGGCCCGCACTACGAGGTAACGAAATACACTGTATATCGCATCAATGGATATCTATTCCGCACAAGATCCCGTGATGGTAGAATTCACCAGAATAGTGGGGTTAGCGTTGCAGCAAATGACATGCACATATCTAGAGATGATGATGTTACATATGGTAAAGCCTCTTATTATGGTGTCTTGCAAGAGATATGGGAGTTAGATTACTGTGAAAGAAAAGTTCATCTGTTCAAGTGCAATTGGGTTGATAATAAACGTGGGGTCAAAAGAGATGCTCTTGGCTACAAGATTGTTGACCTTACTATGTTGGGATACAAAAATGATCCTTTTATTTTAGCCTcacaagctaagcaggtattttatgtcaaAGACCAGTTAGATAAGAAAAAGTCTATTGTTTTTGTGACACCTCCCAAAAATTATAGAGATGACGATGGCAACGATGAGGAATTCAGTACAGTAATCTTTTCTGCGAATGATAATATCTTGCCGTCTGTAGATCCACAAGACTTGGGTAAAGAATCCCGAAATGATTACTTCCGAACTGACTGCCGAGGTTTACTTATACGCAAGCCAAAATGA